The Ferrovibrio sp. MS7 sequence CGGCGATGCGGTTCAACTGTGCGCCTGATGAAGTGGACGTTACGCGTGGCGAGGTGCTGGCGCGCGATGGTCGGCGCTTGAGCTTTGCTGATCTGTCCTGTCAGGATATCAGCACAGAGGCGACCTTCCACAATCATCGCCATACCTATGCCTATGGCAGCCATGTGGCGCATGTGACAGTCGATCCCGGCACCGGACAGGTGACGGTGGTGGATTATGTCACCGTGGAAGATGCTGGCCGCGTCATCAATCCGCTGACCCTGCATGGCCAATCGATTGGCTCCATCGTGCAGGGCCTGGGCGGCACGCTGCTCGAGAATCTGGTCTACGATGAGAATGGCCAGATGCTGAGCGCGTCTTTCGCCGATTACCTGATGCCGCTGGCGACCGACTTTCCCAATATCCGTTCCACGGCCATCGGACTGCGGCCATCGCCATTCAATCCGCTGGGCGCCAAGGGCGCGGGCGAAGGCGGCACCATTCCGGTTGGCGGCATCATTGCCAATGCGGTAGCCAATGCGCTTTCCAGTTTCGGCGTCGAGCCGATGGAACTACCGCTGACCCCGCCGCGCGTGTGGCGCATGATTCAAGCCGCCAGGCGCAAGCAACAGTCGATGGGAAGGACGGCGTGATGCAGAAGCTGAAAGTCATCGTTTTCGAAGGTATGCAGAACCTGGCGATCTTTGCGGCGCAAGCGCAAGGATATTTTGCGGCCGAGGGACTGGATATCGATCTCACTTTCACACCGGATTCCGGTGTGTTGCGCAATGGCCTGGCCGCCGGGGATTACGATATCGCGCATACGGCCGTGGACAATGCCATCGCCATGGTCGAGCTGGCCAAGGCAGATGTTGCCGTTGTGCTGGGCGGCGACAGTGGCTTCAACGCGCTGATGTTCCAGCCGGATGTCGGCTCGTTCGAGGATCTGCGTGGTCAGACCGTGCTGGTCGATGCACCTAACACCGCCTTCGCCCTGGTGCTGTATCGCATCATGGAACTGCATGGCCTTAAGCGCGGCGATTATGTGGCGCAGCCGGTGGGCGCCACGCCATTCCGCTTCAAGCGTATGCAGGAAGACCCTGCGGCACGGGCCTCGATCATGAACCTGCCATTCCGGATCCAGGCGCAGCGCGCCGGCCTGAAGCTGATCTGTGAAGCCATTGATGAAATCGGCCCGTATCTGTCCACGGCTGGTTTTGTCATGCGGCCCTGGGCAGCGCGACATGAAGCAGCGCTTACAGCCTATTGCCGTGCCTATATCCGGGGCCTGCGCTGGGCGCTGGCGGCGGAGAATCAGGCGGCGGCCGTGGCATTGTTGGCCGAACGGCTGCGGCTTCCGGCCGATGTTGCCGCCGAAGGCTTTGCCATCGCCACAGCACCCGGCGGCATCGCTGTGGACGCAGAGATCGACATGGTCGGGCTTGGCAATGTGCTGCGGCTGCGCGCCGTGGTGGAAGGGCAGTGGGGCGGCGTGGCGCCGCCACCGGAGAATTATGTCGACCGGCATTTTCACGCGGCGGCACTGGCATCCTTGGGGTGAAGGGAATGGGAAGGTGCCGCCAGACATGCGGCGGCAACTGGCCTCGATATTAACGTGAGTGAGAAGGAGACTGTCATGAGTGTCGCGCGTCATAAGCGCCCCCCTGAACTGGAGGGCATGTCGCTGGAGCAGATCATTGCCACCCATGTTGGCGAGTTCCGTAACAAGCGTGCCGATTGGGCCGCTTTCGAGGATGCCAAGATCGAGGGCTTCAAGCGGGCACAGCATCGCTTCATTGGTGCCGGCGGCTCTGGCAAGCATAACGATCCTACCGTTATTCCGGCGCGCAACATGACCCTGTCGATCATGTATGTCGAACCGGGCCAGGGTAATGCCGCGCATACCCATGAGGTGGAAGAAGTGTTCTTCGTGCTCGATGGGCATCTCGATGTCTTCGTCGAGGATGAAGAAGGCAACCGCATTACCAAGCGTCTCGGTAAGTGGGATTGCATTTCCTGCCCGCCTGGCGTGATCCATGGGTATGAAAACAACAGCCTTGAGCGCGTCTACTTCCAGGTCATGCTGGGCCGTGCCAAGCCTGAGACCATGGGTTATGCGGATGACAGGCTGTTTCAGCGCCGCTCCGCGCACTTGTCTGAAACTGACTAAGCGGCAGTGCTTGATGAGAATGGCGATGCAAGCGGCTAAATTTCGTGCGTATGCCCCTTTATCGACCGTGCACCTGCTGAAAAAGCAGAGACGCGGCGATGCGCACAATGCCGTTCGAACACGAATGGACGGCGTGGGAATCCGCTTTGCATCTGCTTTTTTTGTGCCTATAAAAACTGACGAGTTAGTAAAGTAAGGAAAATCGGTGCTGCAGGCGATGCGTGATCGCAAGCGGATTCCGTTAGGGGTGGCAAAGCGTTCAAGCGGTGGAGCAAGCGGCGGAATGGTCTGCAATTTGCAAAGCCTGGCGCAGTTTAAACGGAAGGAAATCGCGAAAATGGAACAACTCAACCGGCATACACTTCTTCGTTCGCATCTCTTTGCGGCGGTACTGTTTTCCGCTGTCGCAGGCGCGGCGGTGCTGATGGCGCAGCCCGTGCAGGCGGCTGATCGTCCGGTCAAGATGCTGCTCGACTGGATCCATAACGGCCCGAATAGCGGCTTCGTGGTGGCGAAGGAGAAGGGCTTCTACAAGGAAGCCGGCCTCGATGTTTCCATCGAGCAGGGCAAGGGCTCGGGCAGCACTGCTCAGCTCATCGCCAGCAAGGTTGCCGATTTCGGCTTTGCCGATGGCTATGTCGTCACCAACGGCGTTGCCAAGGGCATGGACCTGAAGATGGTGGCAGGCGTGTTCCGCCGCAATCCCACCGCAGTGATCGCGCTGCAGAAGTCCAGCGTCACCTCGGCCAAGGAACTCGAAGGCAAGACCATCGGCATCGCCACCGGCGCCGCCCAGTTCCAGCAATGGCCGGCCTTTGTCGGCGGTTGCAAGCTGGATGGCAGCAAGATCAAGGTGGTGAATATCGATCCGGCCGGTTATGTCGCGTCGATGATCGCCGGTCAGGTCGATGCCGTCGCCGGCTTCGCCCAGGGCATGGTCCCGGGTATCGAAGTGCGCGCCAACCAGGATGCCCGCATCATGTGGTATGCCGATTGCGGCGTTAATGCGGTGTCCAATGGCATTATAGTCCACAGCGATTTCCTCAAATCCGATCCGGCGGTGATCAAGAGCTTCGTTGCCGCCAGCCTGCGCGGCTTCCTCTATGGTCGCGCCAATCCGGCGGAGGCGATCGATATCCTGAAGAAGTATCAGCCGAATCTGACTCCGGCGATTACCAACCGCGAGATGAGCATCTCCTGGACCAACTGGGTGACGCCTAACACAGCCGACAAGCCGCTCGGTTGGATGTCGGAACAGGATTGGGCTTCCACCATCGAGGTTGCCAAGCAGTTCGGCGGCATGACCGCGGACCTGAAGACGTCGCAGCTCTACACCAATGAGTTTGTGCCGACGGAAGCATCCTTCATTCCGCCTCAGAAATGAGTCGGGCGCAGGCTTAAGCGATGCAATACTGTCCCGCCGGGCCTGAAACCTGGCGGGACAGTCCAGCAGGTGCCTCTTGGAGTTCGGCATGACACAGGGTGAAGCGGTACGCGGCCAGGACGACGCGTATCTGAATATTGATCACATAACCAAGGTCTACAGCACGCCCACCGGCTCGGTCAGGGCGCTGGAAGAGACCACCATCAAGCAGCGGCCGGGAGAGTTTCTCTCCATTGTCGGCCCCAGCGGCTGCGGCAAGAGCACCTTGCTGATGATCGCGGCAGGATTATCCGCGCCTTCGACCGGGGCCGTGATTGCCGGCGGCAAGACCATTACCGCCCCGCGCACCGATATCGGCATTGTCTTTCAGAGCCATGTGCTGCTGGAATGGCGCACTGTGCTCGGTAATGTCATGCTGCAGGCCGAGGCCCATAAAATCGAGAAAAGCGAGGGCGAACGCCGTGCCAGGGCACTGCTGAAATCGGTTGGCCTTGAGGGTTTTGAAGACAAGTATCCGCATGAATT is a genomic window containing:
- a CDS encoding ABC transporter substrate-binding protein, producing the protein MQKLKVIVFEGMQNLAIFAAQAQGYFAAEGLDIDLTFTPDSGVLRNGLAAGDYDIAHTAVDNAIAMVELAKADVAVVLGGDSGFNALMFQPDVGSFEDLRGQTVLVDAPNTAFALVLYRIMELHGLKRGDYVAQPVGATPFRFKRMQEDPAARASIMNLPFRIQAQRAGLKLICEAIDEIGPYLSTAGFVMRPWAARHEAALTAYCRAYIRGLRWALAAENQAAAVALLAERLRLPADVAAEGFAIATAPGGIAVDAEIDMVGLGNVLRLRAVVEGQWGGVAPPPENYVDRHFHAAALASLG
- a CDS encoding cupin domain-containing protein, yielding MSVARHKRPPELEGMSLEQIIATHVGEFRNKRADWAAFEDAKIEGFKRAQHRFIGAGGSGKHNDPTVIPARNMTLSIMYVEPGQGNAAHTHEVEEVFFVLDGHLDVFVEDEEGNRITKRLGKWDCISCPPGVIHGYENNSLERVYFQVMLGRAKPETMGYADDRLFQRRSAHLSETD
- a CDS encoding ABC transporter substrate-binding protein, whose amino-acid sequence is MAQPVQAADRPVKMLLDWIHNGPNSGFVVAKEKGFYKEAGLDVSIEQGKGSGSTAQLIASKVADFGFADGYVVTNGVAKGMDLKMVAGVFRRNPTAVIALQKSSVTSAKELEGKTIGIATGAAQFQQWPAFVGGCKLDGSKIKVVNIDPAGYVASMIAGQVDAVAGFAQGMVPGIEVRANQDARIMWYADCGVNAVSNGIIVHSDFLKSDPAVIKSFVAASLRGFLYGRANPAEAIDILKKYQPNLTPAITNREMSISWTNWVTPNTADKPLGWMSEQDWASTIEVAKQFGGMTADLKTSQLYTNEFVPTEASFIPPQK
- a CDS encoding ABC transporter ATP-binding protein, whose product is MTQGEAVRGQDDAYLNIDHITKVYSTPTGSVRALEETTIKQRPGEFLSIVGPSGCGKSTLLMIAAGLSAPSTGAVIAGGKTITAPRTDIGIVFQSHVLLEWRTVLGNVMLQAEAHKIEKSEGERRARALLKSVGLEGFEDKYPHELSGGMRQRVSICRALVHEPKHLLMDEPFGALDALTRDQMILDMQKICRERAMSVLLITHSVSEAVFLSDRVIVMTPRPGKIDRVLEIDLPRPRRLIDRESPEFNRYNREILEMFLARGVLRE